One Phaseolus vulgaris cultivar G19833 chromosome 4, P. vulgaris v2.0, whole genome shotgun sequence DNA window includes the following coding sequences:
- the LOC137838867 gene encoding subtilisin inhibitor CLSI-II-like: protein MPQVVVILNYDQFFPGEGLRFSTEGRSSGAILTETPLEIRFDYHPYCASSSKWVVVGDDFPTKWVGIGDGTDHAGKEILSGTFMIKKYGEGYKFVFCSNNTNHNTCFSIGRIDDHKRRRLVLMDDSHLNTPFNFALINIG, encoded by the coding sequence GCCCCAAGTTGTTGTTATACTGAATTATGATCAGTTTTTCCCTGGGGAGGGTCTGAGATTCAGCACAGAAGGAAGAAGCTCAGGTGCCATACTGACAGAGACACCATTAGAGATTAGATTTGATTATCATCCTTATTGTGCTTCATCCTCCAAGTGGGTGGTAGTTGGTGATGATTTTCCTACAAAATGGGTTGGTATTGGTGATGGTACAGACCATGCAGGGAAGGAAATCTTAAGTGGAACGTTTATGATTAAGAAATATGGTGAGGGCTATAAGTTTGTATTTTGCAGCAATAACACTAATCACAACACTTGTTTTAGTATTGGGAGAATTGATGATCATAAGCGAAGGCGTCTTGTTTTGATGGATGATTCTCATCTTAATACTCCCTTTAATTTTGCACTTATTAATATTGGCTGA